From one Magnolia sinica isolate HGM2019 chromosome 18, MsV1, whole genome shotgun sequence genomic stretch:
- the LOC131232548 gene encoding dehydration-responsive element-binding protein 1B-like, protein METFFSYDFDFNPYYASDNSSTSISSTRCTISDEEVYATVATSGPKRRAGRKKFHETRHPVYKGVRQRNRGKWVCEVREPNKKSRIWLGTFQTAKMAARAHDVAALALRGRRACLNFADSAWRLPVPASSCPRDIQKAAAEAAEAFRPSESYNASNDDGNIMPEIPTASTENVSYMDEEAIFGMPRLLASMAEGLLLSPPTFFGGGYHCDEVEIEADVSLWSYSI, encoded by the coding sequence ATGGAAACCTTCTTCAGCTATGACTTTGATTTCAACCCATATTACGCATCCGACAATTCGTCGACGTCCATCAGCAGCACCCGTTGCACTATCTCGGATGAGGAAGTATACGCCACCGTTGCAACTAGTGGCCCGAAGCGGCGGGCTGGGAGGAAGAAGTTCCATGAGACGCGGCATCCCGTCTACAAGGGCGTCAGGCAAAGGAATAGAGGAAAATGGGTATGTGAGGTGCGCGAGCCAAACAAGAAGTCCCGTATATGGCTTGGGACGTTTCAGACTGCTAAGATGGCAGCTCGGGCCCATGACGTTGCTGCATTGGCTCTTAGAGGACGAAGGGCGTGCCTCAATTTTGCTGATTCAGCATGGCGTTTGCCTGTGCCGGCGTCCAGCTGTCCTCGGGACATACAGAAGGCTGCTGCAGAGGCTGCGGAAGCCTTTCGGCCGTCCGAATCTTACAATGCTTCTAACGATGATGGTAATATAATGCCAGAAATTCCAACAGCCTCTACGGAGAATGTGTCTTACATGGATGAGGAGGCGATCTTCGGCATGCCAAGATTGCTAGCTAGCATGGCAGAGGGATTGCTGCTTTCTCCACCTACATTCTTTGGAGGTGGGTACCACTGTGATGAGGTGGAGATCGAAGCTGATGTGTCATTGTGGAGCTACTCAATTTGA